gagatcaccacttcagcagcatttcatcagccactccaggaggagcagccaccattttaactggactattaccaacaccctgactcctcagggtgtcaggtttctgactccatcactagttttgtttgtactaactgcatttttttaaattacgtttttttcctagtaaagaactgttattcccattcctatATCTTTGcttgagagccttttaattttgaaattgtggtaattcagagggaggggggtttaccttttccatttcacaggagggtCTTGCCTTCCtacacagactcctgtcttttcaaaccaagacattgCATCAGCCCgttcagggaaaatggctaaagatGTCTCTAGaacttcactgctgcttttgtaACTCTGGGTATACCACCTGAAGTAAAGGCAATGGCCCAGCTTATACTTCCTGCTGAGTTGCTACCTTTTTTGCCTTTGGGGAATTATGCACAAAACAGGTATTCCTCATTCCTCAAAAGGCCAATCTGTCACTGAATGGGCTCATGGCTCCCTCAAGCGTCTCCTGGTACAATAGAAAGGGGGGCCAGAGAGGACAACCCTTCTGAGAGACTGCAGAAAGCCTTTTATGTGTTCAACTTCTTGAAATGATCTTTGATGGACCCCAACCCCTGATTGTTTGACATTTTAATTGTAATTCACAATtgcaacaaaaggaaaaatcccttGCCTTAGTGAAGGATCCAGGATCTGGTAAGATCCTGGGGCTTTATCCTTAGGTCACTTGATGTCACCTGGTGTCACCACTGAGTCAGGAACAAGAGTCAGGCGACACATAAAATCTAACTCTCTCCAGGAGActaatactaatttttttaggaacccatttatttttatacacTGCTCCAACAGCGGTAGACCTGACTGGTCCTTTAATGAACACACCTCACATGATTGGCTAATTAAGGAAACACCCTTTAGTAAACATCTTATAGGAAAACAACTGTTCAAAACACCAGCTGCAAGATTgctttaattctttctctcagCCTTCTCAAAACTCCCCAGAACAATTCCTAGGAAAGTTTACCTGGCTTTCTCTCTGACCAGGCTGGGGTAGAGGTTTTGCTTGCATGTCCACAGAGAATGGTTCCAAGTGGATTCCAGCAAACAATGTGAAGGCGTTTTGAGAATCTTTGACTGCATCAGTTACAGATTCACCTTGAACATCAACATTGGAGAACCCTTGTGAACAGGACCTCGCCACCACATCAGCACCTGTTTAACCTCTAGCAGACTTATGCCCTTGGGAAAATGGTTATGATTACCCAGTGGTATCAGGGCTTACAGGGCTAGATCAGCTTCTGGGGGATTGGAGACTTGGTGGATGGATAAGAAATTTAGTTAAAATAGGCTTATATGTATTAGGATTATATTATGTATTGTTATGCTTattctttgtattttatattgtgtgaaaaaattaatagaCAAATCACTtaagaatgtatttttgtttgaacAGATAGGGGGaggtatggggaataaaacagagagtacaGTGGAACTGATAAAGGGGCCTGatatcttcttcttcttctgcctgATTTAGCAGAAACCATgggagagacagacacagagaaattctccctgggcaagaagtgacCAAGAAACATATTGTGAGACATAGTGATAAAATAATGTTACCAGGTCATGTGATGTCATAAAGAAgtgtaaccaatgggaaattgttaccaaaaacagagctCTATATAAGCACCATACAAGTGAAACTatataaacacctggtacactcaataaaattggcttctGATCCCAACTCAGATGCCCCCGACTCTCCATCATTGATAACCCCTGGTCTGGGTGATCCCTGTTGGGTGGGGGGAAGGTgttggagagatttctttcccttctcctgctgtgatttggatggtaataaattccctgcCTGTGCCCGGGCTGGGACTGTTTTGCCagtgccggtgctcggggcgggatctctcccgaTCCTTTTCCTACTCCCGCCTTccctcagccaatcagagaCAGCgcggctgatgactcaccagttgctgGGCAGACCCGCAGCGACCAGCGGTCCCGGCCGGACCCGCCCCGCCACGGCCCAATCCTCCtgaatcctcccaaatcctccggaatcctccccaaatcctcccaaatcctccccaaatcctccccaagtcctcccaaatcctcccaaatcctccccaaatcctccccaaatcctccccaaatcctccccaaatcctccccaaatcctcccgaatcctcccgaatcctccccaaatcctccccgaatcctcccaaatcctcccaaatcctccccgaatcctccccgaatcctccccaatcctcccaaatcctcccaaatcctccccaaatcctcccgaatcctcccaaatcctccccaaatcctccccaagtcctcccaaatcctcccaaatcctccccaaatcctccccaaatcctccccaaatcctccccaaatcctcccgaatcctcccgaatcctccccaaatcctccccgaatcctcccaaatcctcccaaatcctccccgaatcctccccgaatcctccccaatcctcccaaatcctcccaaatcctccccaaatcctcccaaatcctcccaaatcctccccgaatcctccccgaatcctccccaaatcctccccaaatcctcccaaaccctccccaaatcctcccaaatcctcccaaatcctccccaatcctccctgaatcctcccgaatcctcccaaatcctcccaaatcctccccgaatcctccccaaatcctccccaaatcctcccgaatcctccctgaatcctccccaaatcctccccgaatcctcccaaatcctccccaaaccctcccgaatcctccctgccccatcacagggggtcctgtgcaaggccacggggagcggctgcggccgccgctggctcaggagctctgtgggcaggaaagggggtgacactgggacTGGGGGTGCTCGCAGGGCTTCCCTTAATGGTGCCTCCTTCGGTGTTGGGTCAAGCGAGAGCTTCTGGAGAATCTCTCCCCACACACAGGACACTCAccgggcctctccccggtgtggatgtgcCTGTGGGTGatgaggctggagctgtgcttgaagcccttcccgcactcagggcagcagaagggcctctcctGTGTGTGAATCCACTGATGCACTGAAGCATGGACAGACGGCTCCTCGACTAATTAAAGCTGGAACGAAGGGTATTTTATTGCAGTGCTGGACACACATGGAATCATTTCCAAATACATGTGCAAGGAGTTGCAGACTCCTGCTTTCTATTTATACAGGAAAGGTTTTACATATCCAAGCTGTTTCTAAGGACACATAATACATAATCATTACCTGCCCACTTCGTATTATAATCAGCTGAATATCCATTAAGGCTGTGCAATCGTGTTTCCTTAACTGGGTCTTTGGGATTTTGAAATAAGGGAGTGGGTGTAAGGGAGGAAGAAAGCTGTCTTCCTCAAGGTAAACTCTTCACCCATGGCCAGTTTGCAGGACTTTTTGATCTGCTGGTCACGGTAGCCTCTCCTAACTGCTGATTATTCTTAAGGCAAAATATTTCTATGGTCTCTGCTCCTTCAGAATTCCTACATCTATCCCTGTCACTCCTAGCTTTACTTTTCTAATATATTTGCTACTCTTTAACTAAGGCATGTGATTTTTGCTAGCTAACTTGGCTTcttaactaattttaaaatcttaactaAAATACGAAATCTTCTACTATCTCAGTTAtattcccagctgtccccttgACTCATCCACAGTTTTCAATTATCCTAAATACATTTCCAGCTGATCCTTGGCTCATTACGATGAGATTGGAGCTTCTCAGAAACCACTTCCTACACttgggacactcatagggcctctccctggtGTGAATCTTGTGGTGCTGATGAACTTGGAGATCCACccaaagcccttcccacactccccacacttgtagggctgATTGATTCCCCATCTGGATCACCTGGTGCCAGATCAGGTCTGATTTCcggagctccagctgaagcccttcccacattccaagtgCTTGTGGAGCTTCTGCCCACCATGAGTCATCTCCACCATCTCTGAGTGTCAAATGGATCTCTGGCTGCCTTCTAGGCACAGAGGGGCTCTTACCTCCTCACaactcccagggctgggtttgcagcccctccttgtgtgggatctccagggcttttcctccccattgGGTTCCCatgctgtggagctgctcaaaaAAGCCTCAAAACAGAGGTTCTGAGCAGCGATTTGTCCTCCCAGGTCTctgtctgcagctcagtgcctggggtaaggaaagaaaagaagaggaagggatgtggaaggaagaaggatagaatgagaagagaaaggagggtggacaaggagaggatgggatttgcctccatgccagagggaaggggaaggagatccCACCAATTCATCCCTGGCAGGACAGCGTTGGCAGCAgcgctgtcctgcagccaggggcaaTGTTGGGCTGATAGgtggagcagaggagagggggaaaggggcagtgACTTCCTCCTCAGCTGCCTCAGTGTTCCATGctatcttccttttcctcacaGCCTCCACCAGCTCCACCTGCACAAAGGTTGGGATGGACAAATCCTGgcttgggggaaaaacaaagggtGAGCACCTTGGTCCTGCTGCCCAAGTCCAGCTCGAGAAGTCACCACCCTGTTCACAGTTGGATgggcccagactctgctcatctccagagtcccccactcctccaggctgctgggatcccccagctccaggattgGCCAttgctgctctccccactccgATGCCAAttggaaccccaaaaccaatgTCCCCCCCAAACTGTTACCACTGCCCCAGCCGGTACAGAGATCGCTACAGGAACCCTTCACAAGTCTCCAAAGGGGCATCTGCGTCTCACCTTTGGGGCAATGCAAGATCCAAATATCCctttccctgcaaaaaaaaactcccagaaatcccccaatggatttggggtgagctccccctccccacttaCCTGCAGGATCTGGGGGAGTAAATGCTGCCATGACCAGGGGAGCTGCAGACTCAGCAGAAGGGCAGGCAAACCGTGTGGATCTGCTGcggttcctcctcttcctcctcctgttcctgttccttcttttccctaacctcctcctcatctctctctcctcttcctattcctcctcctccctgaccACCCCAGATCCCCCTTTCCTACCCACCTCTCCCCcatggctgcagcaccagcGTTTGGGTAGAGGGAACCTCCCATGAGCCCCCCAGGTAtgggcagggggcttggggacCCACCCAGTGCAGATCCATTCCCCCCTCCCAGAGCCTCACGGAAATCACTCCAGGGATCAAGCGATGGGGACACTAAGGGATCCCCATGGAACCACCCATTTTTGATCCCATCcccacccttccctccccactcccattGTTCCCCCAACCCAAAGACCCCTCCCAACTCAATCTGAGGGTCCCATTCCTCTCCTGGTCAGAATCCTcttttcccctgctctcccaccccttccccatTGTGCCTCCAGCTCTACCTCTCACCCCTGGGCTTGGATTTGGGGATCCAGGCCCCTCCTGTTCAGTTTGAGGATCACATCCCCCCTTTCCCTCAATtcaggcagctcctggaagCTTTTTCCTGGGAGGAATCCCTGAGTTTTGGGACTTTTAGGATGTAGCTTAGGAGGAGAACAGCTCTGTTGGGCTTTCCCCTCCCTGTTGTAGCCCCTCAGCTGTCCCCAACACCCTGGGGGTGTTGGGATTTCCCTCCTAGGGACAAGGACGTTCATCCCCTTCCAGGagcccagtgcccagctggggctccaGGTCAGGGGTCCTTGAGCAGCTgccccagaacctccaccaggttCTCCCAGCGCAGCCGGAGCCGCTCGGCCTGGGCTCCCCAAAGGCCTCAGCAAGGTCCAAGTCCTGCCCAGGAACCCTCAACtccttcaaacccagcatccccctcaTCCCCTGCAAGTTCCTCCCATGGCACTGGCCATGGCCATGTCCCCACTTGTCACTGGCCATGTCCCACCATGTCCTCACCCATGGCTGTCTCCCCACCATGTTTCCATCCCTGTCACTGCCCCCCATGTCTCCATCCATGCCTGTGTCTCCCCATGTCCCTAGGGATGGCCCTGTCCCCCTCCATGTCCATGCGTGCCCATGTCACTCTCCATGtctaatgctttttctctttttgagccTGGTCTTATAAGCTCTCAGAGATAAGCATTATACCCTTGATAGCTCAGCTACCTCAGGTGGcataaaacaagcaggatggctcatgtgacagtgttgggaataaaaagttttaataaaaggcaaaaataaaaaagctttttacagagaaaagccaAGTCAGGGCAGAGGCTCTTGCTCTTGCTAAAACACTTCACTAAAGCAATtaacttcttttgttctcttcttttctagGGAATTGCTTAGGTGGGACTTTTTGGCTCCTGTCCAATTAGCTACCCTTAAGTTTGAGGTGAAGTCCCAGAGGTCCTATGAGGTGTCTTTCAaccaaattgaggagagaaacacctggccttttgtcctttttaaggGAACAAAAGGTAACTTGTCTACTCTGTCAACAGAGGGCACATTCTTACACGTGTCCCACCATGTCTGTGTCCTACCATGGCCATATCCACTAACTTAGTTCAATGTCTATTTTTACTTCAATATTGGATATTTTAAAGGgataaagagaaatgaaaacaaaatcaaggccaaaagaaaaagacttcCATGTCCATGCCAGCTGAGGATCCACGTGCTTGGGTGGAGGGAAGAACCTTTTTGGTGGAGTTTCTACCCCATTGTCTCCAAAATCTTGgtcttttccccagtttttccacCATCTGGCTGCAGAAGACACCCTTGGGCAATAGGAAATCAAAATCGTGGAATCCctgaagttggaaaagaccttgtcCTGGTTCAGagcaaatttgggagagaacCTCCAAAGGGATTCCTctggaaagcagattcaattggcTCCTCCCCCAGCCAGTTTGGGAAAAGTATCTCCTTGGAGAACAGTggaaaaactgttttttaaagaataaaacctaaacaatattaaacaataaaacctcttgctGCTCTAAAAGATAGACAAACTCAGGAAGTCCCTCCGTGGGTTGTAGCTCAGCTCACtcagtctcttatcagtccctccagtgctggaaatgccacagtcCAGGCCTGGCCcgctgggccacaggtgtgagctgccggtgctcttctgggtgttcaggccagagcaggtttaaacaggtccaaagaaaagggaaaaacagccacagtccagggaacttctctgccacagctagctaaaactaattaacagcaaaggagagctctgtacctctgtctgtccatctgcagACAACCCggcccaggagcaggaatgtggaggagtgagtgcagtttctgaaaacaaactctgcccttctctccctcctttgttcttggaacaagtcttaaaggtgcaaaaatTATAATTCACTATAAACAGAACAGACAACTGGAGATACAAGCATCATATAGTCAACCTAGGACATACCTCCAAGACCATTCAGTATTCCTTGATGCCACCAGAATATAGGATTGAATGCAAAAGATTTTATGGAGTTGGAAGTCATTAAATCTGCTCTCCCCAAGGAATTCTCATTGTTGGTCTGTGCCCCAATGGATGTTCCTGCCACTGGGTTTATCTAGGTGCCCGCAGGGAACGAGGAAGATGTGGAGCCTCCCAGCCAAGTGTCTTCCCAACACAGATAACCAGGCCCATAGATCACCAAGACTGCCCAATGAAGGTCACTCAGGATCATCCATCATGGATCCTCCCatagggaatggagctgggaggagcataagaagctcttcccaccctTGGGgaactcacagggcttcccccCTTAGTGGcgcctccgttggtgtttgaTCAAGTTTGATCTCtctgagaagctcttcccacacttcccacactcgtagggcctctccccggtgtggatgcgccggtgcacggtgagattggagttgtgcttgaagcccttcccgcagtcggggcagcggtagggcctctcctctgtgtgactccgctGATGTACGAGGAGACTGGAGCTgatctgaaacctcttcccacactgggaacACTCGTAGGGCTTCTCCTCgctgtggatgcgctggtgcttTCTCAGGTCTGAGTGCCACCCatagctcttcccacattccaagcaggtgtagggccgttccccagtgtggatcacctggtgccgaatcagggctgagctttccctgaaactcttcccacattccccacacttgtagggcttttccccagtatGGATCTTTTTGTGTTCCGTAAGCTGGGAGTTGAGGCTGAAGCTCatcccacacaccccacactcgtagggcttttctccagtgtggatcctctcaTGTCTCCTCaggccagagctctgcctgaagctcttcccacattccccacactcatagggtTTTTCCCCAGTGTGCATCCTCTGGTGTTGCATCAGGTGGCCCTTCTGGCTGAAGCTcatcccacatttcccacactcaaagggcttttccccagtgtggattaCCGAGTGCTGCatcaggctgctcctctggctgaagctcttcccacattccccacactcaaagggcttttccccagtgtgcATCCTCTGGTGTTGGATCAGAATGGAGTTCTGGCTGAAGCtcctcccacactccccacactcaaagggcctctccccggtgtggaatCTCTGGTGATGTCTCAGGTTGGAGCTCCAGCGGAAACGCTTCCCACATTCCTCACACTCGTAGGgtctctccccagtgtggatcacctggtgctcgATCAGGTTGGAGCtccggctgaaacccttcccacattccaagcacttgtggggcttctccctgccacgaggcttctccaccagctctgagctctggctggatctctgcccgccttcctggctcaggggggctctttcctccctgcagctccctgggctgggtttgctgccACTCCTTGTGCgggatctccagggcttttcctcctcctccatttcctccatttttatTCCTCCCCgggaatgaaaaatcctggtctgggggaaaaaaaaaagaacagagcatCTTGGACTGGGagttcctcctgtccccacttcATCTCACCAAGTCATTGGGCATTGTGTGTCtataagaacctccaaaacaccaaggtTCAGCATAAAAATCCTCAAAACTTTAAGACACAGatcaaaacctccccaaacatcAAGATTCAGtaaaaaattcctccaaaacataaagattcagcccctaaaaaaaataaagcaccaacatttaacCCAATAAAGCTGAGAAATGCCATGATTCACTCCTGTGAAAATCGTGGAACCCCTCAACAGTCACGTGCTGCATGTGGGGTGGCAatgctcctggggctgaggggaggctATATATACAAGGAGGGATGGAACCTTGTGGTGATCCttgtttctgctcctcctcctcctcctgtgtccctattcttcctcacactcctcttcctattcctccttctcctgcacaatcccaccctctcctgccacctgcatcgtttgaccattttgttcctcaagcctgcttctccttcccttctcctcctgcccccaggcccagcacccactgccggctgcctcttccccccacacccacagcatcccagcgcaggggcagggatggagctggggcaggtcgggctggggcagcgctgggctctcggccgctcccgcccgcactcggtccccactgcagccgctcccgccaggacagcgcgggggggcccggccttggcgctgccccactcccacctccccaaattcccctcgcggggccatggggccgagggggggcgcaggtgggtccaggtggggaatgcTGAGATAATTTTAAGAGTGGGTCCCCTagaagaagaattggaatttgtggtagacacaggggcagaatgaacctttctgttaaatattccaaaaggttATAGTGTAAGCAAAGATACCGTAATAGtaacaggagcaaaaggagagagttCCACAGTAcccattattaaaaatgtggtaataGAGGGAGGAACTAGATTTTGgatgagggatgttttcttggtcccaggggcaggtagcaatttattgggacaagatttacaagtgaaattaggaataggggttgttccagaagatgggaagatgacagctagacttttaaaactaggccaggaggatggaagaagaattaacaaggaagtttgggctggggagggaaataggggaagattaaatattgaccccataaagattacaactgaggaaaaaaaattgtcccataTGTGTACGGCAGTATCCTGTATCTTTAGAAGGACgggaatgtttaaagccagtaatAGAAGGACTAACAAAGGATGGGACATTAGAACCTTGTATGTCTCCCCATAATACCCCaatactcccagtaaagaagcctgacgggagctatagactggtacaagccttaagggaggttaacaaagaactcagacccgctatccagtggtaccaaatccttatactcttttcagtaaagttcctccccagcatcagtggtttagtgtagtggaccttaaagatgccttttgggcttgcccattagcccaggagagcaagttatctttgcttttgaatggaaggacccactaactggagaaaacagaaattaagatggacaaaactaccacaggggcttacagaatccccaaacttatttggacaagctttagaaacaatactacaaactttccccactccccctgaaatacaaattatccAATATGTGGataatcttttactttctggggaagctgaagctgaagttagagaggctactataaagcttttgaattttcttggggaaaaaggattaagggtatcaaaagggaagctgcaatttgtagaatcagaggtaaaatatcttggacactTGCTTAGAAAGGGTAGTTGGAAGCTCAACCCTgactgaaacacagggattctatcccttccccctccctcttcaaagggggaaatcagaaagatactcagattattgggatattatagattgtggattgaaggatatacacaggcagtaaaatttttgaataaaaaaaaaattgacagagggagatgatataaaatggaccaaaaaggataatgaaaaactaagaaaactgAAGTTAAAACTAGCCCCAATATCAACTTTAAGCTTACCTTCACTagcaaaaccctttcatttgtatgtaaatgaagaaaaggggGTAGCTCAAaatagggttttgtttcaagagtggggaggagtaaagagacccatggcttatttatcaaagatgtgggatcctgtgggaactcaaaatgtctctcagacatttttagaggttccaggccttggtcagaagcattctagaccctggcagacagctgaaaaacaactgtgattttgagtttgagccatggaatgaattaccaactttggaggtggaacaagcaatcacaaaaggttagatagtatagtaaaagtagttacaaagtagagggaaatattttttagtattgtacaggggggttttagcacatgtacaggggggttttcactttgtacatgggggtcagaagttctaagatggaggaaagtgggctgaacccatccttcttccttcttcttccttacctccatgtttttggtgatgttggcactcacagattggtttagaatagaaaaacacttggcaacgtaggtagtaggtattggggaataattgtaaacatgttatacgtaatatatcttataaaagatagcagcaaccctaggcggggagagagacgaagaagacagcagatagagaggatgtcagggtgtgtgtgtgcctctacccaggccactgatcaaatagctgcagtccaagaacataatctgttagataactagcaataaactgccttgagaccgaacagctaagcctgcggagtttttctttggaagcacgggttggaggaggaatttcaccaccacatgtggccccaaaacaaggctggggttcccacaggatccagtaaatcaaggctggccagtgtgtattcaagctatagcagctactgcaatcctggtagaggaaagtcataaactgacttttggaggtaaattaattgtgtgcacacctcatgcagtactaaatttcttccaatttgcattgtgatttttatcttgaaatacataTCTTACTGTACTAACTTTGAAAAACTAGAttacagctgtgacatagcaaaacctgctattaatttgagtcaatgcaggctgttcaatcaagtgttctcagtgtgtaaagttaaaataaaggtaacaccagctgcttggtaggtcaatgagaaacatttttccttccaaccagtcctttttcatgtacccaaatgtgttt
Above is a genomic segment from Lonchura striata isolate bLonStr1 chromosome 39, bLonStr1.mat, whole genome shotgun sequence containing:
- the LOC144248168 gene encoding uncharacterized protein LOC144248168 translates to MTEVWLGLYPHLPCLWGCCPQQTRIFHSRGGIKMEEMEEEEKPWRSRTRSGSKPSPGSCREERAPLSQEGGQRSSQSSELVEKPRGREKPHKCLECGKGFSRSSNLIEHQVIHTGERPYECEECGKRFRWSSNLRHHQRFHTGERPFECGECGRSFSQNSILIQHQRMHTGEKPFECGECGKSFSQRSSLMQHSVIHTGEKPFECGKCGMSFSQKGHLMQHQRMHTGEKPYECGECGKSFRQSSGLRRHERIHTGEKPYECGVCGMSFSLNSQLTEHKKIHTGEKPYKCGECGKSFRESSALIRHQVIHTGERPYTCLECGKSYGWHSDLRKHQRIHSEEKPYECSQCGKRFQISSSLLVHQRSHTEERPYRCPDCGKGFKHNSNLTVHRRIHTGERPYECGKCGKSFSERSNLIKHQRRRH